In Halovulum dunhuangense, one genomic interval encodes:
- a CDS encoding PQQ-dependent sugar dehydrogenase — protein sequence MKRLFATLAAPILAAALAASALAQDVRDTSAGPVRVDRMIAGLNEPWAIGFLPGGGVLVTERAGRLLHVRGGDAVPVAGVPQVAQLGQGGLLDVVIARDFAQSREIFLSFAEPAGGGARTALAVARMSQDGTALENLRVIFRMSESSGRGQHFGSRIVEARDGTLFLTIGDRGDADEAQNPRVHNGKVIRVARDGSIPGDNPFADGAQALPEIWSIGHRNPQGAALDAEGRLWTVAHGARGGDEVNRPEAGRNYGWPVISFGRHYTGLRIGVGSTRAGMEQPLFYWDPSIAPSGMMIYSGRLFPEWQGDVFVGALQYDTVVRLDVDGNRLSEGERLFADDYIRIRDVREAPDGAIWFLSVGDGAAYRVTPAD from the coding sequence ATGAAACGCCTCTTCGCCACGCTTGCAGCCCCGATCCTCGCGGCGGCCCTGGCCGCATCTGCCCTGGCGCAGGATGTCCGGGACACAAGCGCGGGCCCGGTCCGCGTGGACCGGATGATCGCGGGGCTGAACGAGCCCTGGGCCATCGGTTTCCTGCCCGGGGGCGGGGTGCTGGTGACGGAACGCGCCGGCCGGCTGCTGCATGTGAGGGGCGGCGACGCGGTGCCCGTCGCGGGCGTGCCGCAGGTGGCGCAGCTGGGGCAGGGCGGGCTGCTGGATGTCGTGATCGCGCGCGATTTCGCCCAGAGCCGCGAGATCTTTCTCAGCTTCGCCGAACCCGCCGGTGGCGGCGCGCGCACCGCGCTGGCGGTCGCGCGGATGTCGCAGGATGGCACCGCGCTGGAAAACCTGCGGGTCATCTTCCGCATGTCCGAGTCGTCCGGCCGGGGCCAGCATTTCGGCTCGCGCATCGTCGAGGCGCGGGACGGCACGCTGTTCCTGACCATCGGCGACCGGGGCGACGCGGACGAGGCGCAGAACCCCCGCGTGCACAACGGCAAGGTGATCCGCGTCGCCCGCGACGGGTCGATCCCGGGCGACAACCCCTTCGCCGACGGCGCGCAGGCGCTGCCCGAGATCTGGTCGATCGGCCATCGCAACCCGCAGGGCGCCGCGCTCGATGCCGAGGGGCGGCTCTGGACGGTGGCGCATGGCGCGCGCGGCGGGGACGAGGTGAACCGCCCCGAGGCGGGGCGCAACTACGGCTGGCCGGTGATTTCCTTCGGGCGGCACTATACCGGCCTCAGGATCGGTGTGGGCAGCACCCGTGCGGGCATGGAGCAGCCGTTGTTCTACTGGGATCCCTCGATCGCGCCCTCGGGCATGATGATCTATTCCGGGCGGCTGTTTCCCGAATGGCAGGGCGACGTGTTCGTGGGCGCGCTGCAATACGACACGGTCGTGCGCCTGGACGTGGACGGCAACCGCCTGTCCGAGGGTGAGCGGCTGTTCGCGGACGACTACATCCGCATCCGCGA
- a CDS encoding ABC transporter permease, with amino-acid sequence MAERLLRTLAYAVAALCLLPILAVVLAAATGSGDIWTSLAATVLPRYTWTTVQLVSLVALGTFVIGTSTAWLVTTCRFPGARLLEVMLALPLAFPAYVLAYAYTDLLDHPGAVQTWLRATFELGPRDYWFPEIRSLGGAAAMLTLVLYPYVYLLARAAFLQQSFGGYLAARVLGKGPWQAFLRVSLPMARPAIAGGVLLTVMETIADFGTVSYFGVQTFATGIYQAWFSMGDRAAAAQLALCLLSVALLLATLERIQRGAAKRYPQRTGAEMAPQVLRGARGWAAALWCLLPVLFGFLLPTVILAEMAMEAQQSLLSPRYQAFMRNSLTLGAVAAVVTVGAAVVLGTLARLHRTRTTRGLTLVAGLGYAVPGGVIAVGLMVPFAALDNGLDAWMRANFDISTGLLFTGSIWVLVMAYMVRFMAAALSAFDTGITAINPNIDAAARTLGQSPAGLMRRVHLPLMRTAVLTGLLIVFVDVMKELPATLIMRPFNFDTLAVQAHRLAADERLTEAALPSLVIMAFGLLPVILLIRAIARNGARSADMALPQPA; translated from the coding sequence ATGGCGGAACGGCTTCTGCGGACCCTGGCCTATGCGGTGGCGGCCCTGTGTCTGCTGCCGATCCTGGCCGTGGTGCTGGCGGCGGCGACGGGCTCGGGCGACATCTGGACCAGCCTCGCCGCGACTGTGCTGCCGCGCTACACCTGGACCACGGTGCAGCTTGTCTCGCTGGTGGCGCTGGGCACCTTCGTGATCGGCACCTCGACCGCCTGGCTCGTGACCACCTGCCGCTTTCCCGGCGCGCGCCTTCTAGAGGTGATGCTGGCACTTCCGCTGGCGTTTCCGGCCTATGTGCTGGCCTATGCCTATACCGACCTGCTGGACCACCCCGGCGCCGTGCAGACCTGGCTGCGCGCGACGTTCGAGCTGGGCCCGCGCGACTACTGGTTCCCGGAAATCCGCTCACTCGGTGGGGCGGCCGCCATGCTGACGCTGGTGCTTTACCCCTACGTCTACCTGCTCGCGCGGGCGGCCTTTCTTCAGCAAAGCTTTGGCGGCTATCTCGCGGCCCGCGTGCTGGGCAAGGGGCCATGGCAGGCCTTCCTGCGGGTCAGCCTGCCGATGGCGCGGCCCGCCATCGCCGGGGGCGTGCTGCTCACGGTGATGGAAACGATCGCCGATTTCGGCACCGTGTCCTATTTCGGGGTGCAGACCTTCGCGACCGGGATCTACCAGGCGTGGTTTTCCATGGGCGACCGGGCGGCGGCCGCGCAGCTGGCGCTTTGCCTGCTCAGCGTCGCGCTGCTGCTCGCCACCCTCGAGCGGATCCAGCGCGGCGCCGCCAAGCGCTACCCGCAGCGCACCGGCGCCGAGATGGCCCCGCAGGTGCTGCGCGGCGCGCGCGGCTGGGCGGCCGCGCTGTGGTGCCTGCTGCCGGTGCTGTTCGGCTTCCTGCTGCCCACGGTCATCCTGGCCGAAATGGCGATGGAGGCGCAGCAATCCCTGCTCTCGCCCCGCTACCAGGCCTTCATGCGCAACTCGCTGACGCTGGGCGCGGTGGCGGCCGTCGTCACCGTCGGCGCGGCGGTGGTGCTGGGCACGCTCGCCCGCCTGCACCGCACCCGCACGACGCGCGGCCTGACGCTGGTCGCGGGGCTGGGCTACGCGGTGCCCGGCGGGGTGATCGCGGTGGGTCTGATGGTGCCCTTCGCAGCCCTCGACAACGGGCTCGACGCCTGGATGCGGGCGAATTTCGACATCTCGACCGGGCTTCTGTTCACCGGCTCGATCTGGGTGCTGGTGATGGCCTACATGGTGCGCTTCATGGCGGCGGCGCTCAGCGCCTTCGACACCGGGATCACGGCGATCAATCCCAACATCGACGCGGCCGCGCGCACGCTGGGGCAAAGCCCCGCGGGGCTGATGCGCCGCGTGCACCTGCCGCTGATGCGCACCGCGGTGCTGACCGGGCTGCTGATCGTCTTCGTGGACGTGATGAAGGAACTTCCCGCGACGCTGATCATGCGGCCCTTCAACTTCGACACGCTGGCGGTGCAGGCGCACAGGCTGGCCGCGGACGAGCGGCTGACCGAGGCGGCGCTGCCCTCGCTGGTGATCATGGCCTTCGGGCTCTTGCCGGTGATCCTGCTGATCCGCGCGATCGCGCGCAACGGCGCCCGCAGCGCCGACATGGCCCTGCCCCAGCCGGCATGA
- a CDS encoding extracellular solute-binding protein, giving the protein MSNPKMLTLTALAALMAAPAFAQGEVNLYSSRHYDNDEALYEAFTEATGITVNRIEGEADELIARMTAEGANSPADVFLTVDAGRIWRADQAGLLQPVTSEYLDARIPAHLRHPDGHWFGISQRARIIFYDREDVSEPPLTYADLADPRFEGQICIRSGSNIYNLSLMGSIIAHEGEEAALDWAKGVVANFARAPQGGDTDQLLGIVSGECDIAVSNTYYFLRGVAGGVDGLSENIDSIGWVFPNQSTTGAHVNVAAAGVAANAPNRENAIRFLEFLATDEAQAYFANQNNEYAAVAGVGLAEVPATLGLFRQDDLNLSALGENQTRAQEIYNEAGWN; this is encoded by the coding sequence ATGTCGAATCCGAAGATGCTCACCCTGACCGCCCTGGCCGCGCTGATGGCGGCCCCGGCCTTCGCGCAGGGTGAGGTCAACCTGTATTCCTCGCGCCATTACGACAATGACGAGGCGCTTTACGAGGCCTTCACCGAAGCCACCGGGATCACCGTCAACCGCATCGAGGGCGAGGCGGACGAGCTGATCGCGCGCATGACCGCCGAGGGGGCCAATTCGCCCGCCGACGTGTTCCTGACCGTGGATGCGGGCCGCATCTGGCGCGCCGACCAGGCGGGGCTGCTTCAGCCGGTGACCAGCGAGTATCTCGACGCCCGGATCCCGGCGCATCTGCGCCATCCCGACGGCCACTGGTTCGGCATCTCGCAGCGCGCGCGCATCATCTTCTACGACCGCGAGGATGTGAGCGAGCCGCCGCTGACCTATGCCGACCTGGCCGATCCGCGTTTCGAGGGGCAGATCTGCATTCGCTCGGGCAGCAACATCTACAACCTGTCGCTGATGGGGTCGATCATCGCCCATGAGGGCGAGGAAGCCGCGCTCGACTGGGCGAAAGGCGTGGTCGCCAACTTCGCCCGCGCGCCCCAGGGCGGCGATACCGACCAGCTTCTGGGCATCGTCTCGGGCGAGTGCGACATCGCCGTGTCCAACACCTACTACTTCCTGCGCGGCGTCGCGGGCGGCGTGGACGGGCTGTCCGAGAACATCGACAGCATCGGCTGGGTGTTCCCGAACCAGTCCACCACCGGCGCCCATGTGAACGTGGCGGCGGCAGGGGTCGCGGCGAACGCGCCGAACCGGGAGAACGCGATCCGCTTCCTCGAGTTCCTGGCGACGGACGAGGCGCAGGCCTATTTCGCCAACCAGAACAACGAATACGCCGCGGTGGCGGGCGTTGGTCTTGCGGAAGTGCCGGCCACGCTGGGCCTGTTCCGTCAGGACGACCTGAACCTTTCGGCTCTGGGCGAGAACCAGACCCGCGCCCAGGAGATCTACAACGAGGCTGGCTGGAACTGA